A stretch of DNA from Diospyros lotus cultivar Yz01 chromosome 14, ASM1463336v1, whole genome shotgun sequence:
aattaagtgtctaaataataattttaattttaaataataaaaaaataataaattataatatccataaaaaaataaaatatatcaagtgCAACTTGATCCGTAAATTTTCTCACATTAGATAATCCATTCATCCTTCCtaataaagttttaattttattaaaatttgatttaaaaatataaaatactgataaaatattaaaaattttaataattttctttattattattattattattattattatctaaacCTTGTCCAGAAATAATAACCGTTTATGCACATTGCAttgaaaaagactaaaatgacCTCACCACATTAATAGATAAACTTACAGAATGGgggttaaaagactaaaatgacCTCACTCACATTGCATTGAAAAAAGTgcaatcaaatttgaataaaaatattttaatattttaacccCTATTCTGTAAATTTATCTATCAATCTATTAAAAAATTTCCTCTATAAGAATACTTTAATCATTGGGTTTTTCTACAAGATATGCTTACAGAATAGGGACTAAAATGACCTCACCCACATTgaaaaaaatgcaataaaatgcaaatatagacattttagtcttttagctCACATTCTGTAAGTCCATCTATCAACCTATCTAGCTCCGAagaattttccttaatcatTTTACAATTACGACAACTGTCATAAAATGATTGGTGTAAcctaatcaaattaaaaagtGTACTATAAATAGAGCAATGCCATTTATTTCTCCAATCTAATTaacacattttcattaaaaacttaaaacatctatacttctttattttttaataaaaatatatcaattaaatttaaaattcaccattaatttaaataaataacattactcaAAAATTCTGTTTCTGACTTTAAAAAGATGATCAGAGCAGGACGCAAGTCGAGATAATTGATAATGGACACGTAAACTTGTTGGGTTGGTAGGAGGCGGGCAAATAGGAAAGTGACAACATCATCAAACGACACGTGAATGCACATGACCCGAGGAGGTGTCATTTATCCCACTCCTTTGAAACTAAAACTTTATACTTATTTAGTGGAAGCTAGCTCGCATTCagggaggagagaaagagacatCAAAATCAAACGAAATGGGGGGTAATAGGTAAACAAGTACAAATTTATATCCCAAATATGAACAACCGCAAAGTAGGTAGGTAGGTGTTAGCTACTACACTACAACTAAAGCTTATGAAAAGACAAAGTAAACATCACTCACATTCAAAGGGCAGCAACAGCAGTAaatcgagagagagggaggaggaggagatactaatataattcattcaTATGATGGGTAGATCTAGAAAAAGCAAAAAGCTCAAAGTTGCCAAAATTCAGCTGCTAACCAACCTCCTGCTTATCTTATGGGTGTATATGATGGATGAGATAATGATCAAAAGGCCAAgaagaagttaaaaaaaaaagaagatgataaTTACAGCACTACACAACCATTCCGGTCGTTCATTTCGTTTGCAGTTTTCAGAAAACCAACCCAATCTTCCCAGCCAGAAGAATTGGGGTCGAAACCGACATATAAGGACACCGGGACATTCTCAAGTACCTCCAACTCGTTTAGGGCAAACGCCGGGTGTAGCATGTTGTCCAGAAGTTAACATTATCTACAAAGGAGAAATGTCTACAGCCTCCCGGACCCGAAAATTTAGAGCTTGCAGACCCCCGGGATGGTAAATATACTCTCTTTGATTGCGATAGGTAGACGACACGAATTCCAGGATTTACCATTGGCCGCCCCCAACTAACTGGATGAAAAAAACAAGTCAAAATTTGGAAGTCAGGAACACAGTGAGATGGTGTAAAATGTTGTCCACTGGAGTGATTTAAATGCAGCGTATATGAGCacccaaaacacacacacacacatatatatatatgcaaatgcAATAAGAGATGTACATAACAAAATGAGGTCGGCTGAGCAGAGATGAGGGTGAAGAACTAAAGCTTATAATCAAACAGTAAAAGCTCCAGTGCAAATGAATGACTAGTCAGCGAATGTCTCAATATTTACCGCAAAGATCCAAATCACAAAGCAAAGAAAATGCGTTGTGTTAGGAATTGTGGACAAAATATTGCGACTTTCCATTAAAAACTTGCTTTAAACCTTACCTCTTTACCCTTGTGATGGAAGAACTTGCTAGCACATCTAAGTAAGAGATGTCTTAGTGTTCGTTATTTGCATGTATGAAAAAACATACACAACTAAACTCAAATTATCAATAAGTATCTAAAGTCTTCAAGTTGAGCAGAAAGAAAACTGAATATCAGGAATGTAAACTTGAAGCATAGATAATGTTACAGTGAAACTTGAAAATCACGATACTCCAAGAAAATATTAGTTCAACTATCTTGaatcaattgtttaaaaagaaaaattattacgGATGTTACCCACAGAATCAAAACATAATGTTTAAAGTAAAAAGTAAATTCAACATTTTATTCAACCATAAAATCTCCTCAAaactaaaagaatttttttatcaaatgacTATACCAGCTCTATTGCTTGGCATGAAATAATTGGACAAGTatcaacatgtgcaaaatataagtGAAATTGGGTTGAGAATATTATGATCGGTTTGCAACTATATAAGAAAAGGCAAAGTAGGAATAAGGCTAATCACGGTAAAGGTAGAGTGATGCCTATTAAAGGTAAAATCCCCGAAATAGGTTTAACATGGTTTGAACATGTAAGATTGAAATCCAGTAGGTGCACCTGCTAGTTAAGTCAATGGAATGAAAGAAGTTTGTAACAGAAAAAGACAGGCAAAGACCAAAAAGATTAGGAAAAATCTCTTAAGCATGAGTTGGAATATATTATGATCATAAACAGAGTTGGTTGACAAACTATAATCCATGAAGGTGGCCCCACACAATAGGATTAATATTTGCCTTTGGTGCCAATGGTGGTGGCGTACCATAAAACGAGAAAACTAGTTGGGAAATTTAAGTTTCTCAATTTGCACGAACATGTCAAATCATGACATACAACAAACAGCAAAACAAACAATGTTTGGTCACTTATAAAACACATCCAAAGAAAAAACCCTCTGCCAACAAGAAAGAGACCTTCTCCCTTGACATGAAATGGAAAGGCCAAAACTTAGGCTAGACAGGAAAGAAAGGTCAAAGGCCTATTAGGAAAAGGATTAAAGAATCTTCTCATTCAAATAGAGTCCAAATGCAGAGACAACTGGGAACTGAAATACGGTATTCTTCTTAGGATGTGAGATATCATCTGAAAATGCTGCTATTAGTCAGTTAAACACTGGGCAGAAAATGCATTTGATGATTACAATCAGGAAAACTTTACAGAAGTACCGGACAGCTTgtactcaaaaattaaaatagggtTACCCTCCATGTTATTATTTCCAAGCAAATTAAAGATGAATATCTAGGAGGAAAACCATATCAAGAGTTCAGGGATGAAAACCATATCAAAATAGCTTTTGAATTTCTACTGAAGCCAGGATCTACTCACGAAATAATtgcaaatattaaataatattaatagatGGCTTATTATTCAAGCTAGCTGATCACAGAAAAAGActgcaaaaaagaaaggaatgcAGTACAAGGCAGCTTGATCCTCTGGCATGATCAGATTATCCACATGTGAACTCACCAGGTCTTGAAGCCTTGAACAAGTTGCCAGACTGTCCAGAAGGTGTCCTTACTGCCATGAAGGTTGCCTGTACCTAAAGCTCTCAGTATCCCAGCCCCCCTCAGGCTCCTTCCTCTTTGGAACAATACCAGCAACCTGCTGATACATCCTTGCTTGCTCCTCCACTAATGCCTGTGAACTAGCAACAGGAAGTTGCCTTGACGCAAGAGGTGATGTTTCATCTCTGCCTTCTATTTCCAGGCTTCCAGGACCGGCATTGAGGTCAAGACCACCCTTCTTACCCCATTTTCTATTGTTGTCGATACTAATACTGCTGCTACCATCTGGAAGGCTAACAACATATGATGGCCTGGGGTACTGAGTAGGGGACATTATAGTAGCAGGGCCTATAAGCTGTGAATTGGCAGGAGGGAAGCAAAGTCTCCCACCAGATGCAGGATCCATATAGGTTGTAGACCCACCCGAGAAAGCAGCTGATGGCACAGGCAAAGTAGCCCCATAAGGAAACACAGGATACTGGAAGGGAGTTGATTGGAAAGATATAGCAGGAGAAGATGACAACACTGAACCACGGTAAACATCTGAAGCAAATAGTGGCCCCCCATTAGCAGGCCTCAGTGTCCTGGGAGGCCCACCTGCTGTAGCAACAGCAAAAGGCTGCTCCCCTCTATCAGACAAGATTGATGGAATCGTAACCGCTGGATAAGCATTTGGATTTGTAAACCATGATGAGAAAGTCCCCATTTCTGCATTGTTCATTCTATGGCCAGCAGCAGGAGGCTGGAACAGCATGCTGGTGGGGATGGTGGGGACGTGCTGGCCAAACAGCAGTGGTTCAGCAGTTACTTCATCAAGAACAGGGCCATTGTTCAGGTCAAAATCCCTCCTTACCTCAGGATCAGGAAACCCACTTGTTGGTGTTGCCTTAACTGGCAGAAGCGAAGCCTCCACTCTACCACTGCTACTTGTTAAGTATGGCCCAGTATCACTAGCTTCATCAACTCGGTTCAAATCAAGATCAAGAAATCCAGAACTCCGAATAGGTGTAGAACCAATCTTATTTTGTGCCAAGTTAGTGACACGGTCCGACATAGAAACTATGTCCTGAACAGAGTTTTGAGAAGCCATGTCCTCAACAATTCTTTCATCTGGTACATTCAGGTCAAAATCCAACAGAGGGCGACCATGTTTGCCTGCAGTAGCATCAGCACTTGGGATATTAGTTGTACCTGGTGGTATGTCCAAAAGCTTCCTGGGTTCAGCTGGACGAAATGCACTAGTAGCAGCAGATCCCTTCCAACCAAGTTCTCCTTTACTTCTCAATAGATCCTCCCGAGGAACAAAAGGCCCTtttgcagcagcagcaacagtaATGGAAGCAGGAAGACCACTGGAAAGTGAAGAAACAGGAAAAGGAAAGGGGTTAACCACACGAAGAGAGGCTGAGCATCCAGGGCCTCCTGAGTTGATAGACTCCCCATATTTTCCATCATCTGCAACAAATCCTTCATTCAAATCAAACTTAAGCTTTGCATCCACATTTGACACCCCTGCAGCAGGAAAAGAAGTATCATCTGCTGTAATTGATGCACTCTCCTCCGCTTCATCTGCCTCAAGAGCACTCGCCTTGGATGCCCTTGACCTCATTTGCTGCTCCTCTTCATGGCCAGGAGATGAAGGTAAATTATATTGAGGACCAACACTACTAGACTTGCATTCAGTAACCTCTTTCCTTTCAACATTTACTTCCAAACCCTCCCTCTTCTGATCACCAATGGTTGAATCACCATTGTCTAAAAACTGATTTTCATTAGCCAGAGCAACATTGTTACCCTGATCTACTTTTTGTTTCCCAGACTGCCTGCCATAGTTTGTGACGTCTGTTACATCATCTTTTCCACCATTGTGCTCATCAACATTTCCCAAATCTTTCGTAGAAGAGTGACGTAACTGTTCATTATTGCATCTTTCCAAATGCTCGGACTCCACTTTCCCTAGAGGTGGTGGCTTCTGTTCCATGTGGTCACCACCACTAAATCCTTCATTCAAATTATCTTTGTTCTCCTTGTCATACAATGAACCTTCATCAGCTGCCTTCTCAACTTGTACACTTGAAAGCTCTTCATTTACCTTACTGCCTGTTAACACAGAACTGCTTCCCTTTGTTTTATTGTCTTGTATGCTGTCGACACTAGCAATGGTGGCGATTGCAGTTTTCTCATCGGGTTGTGTGCTTTCTTCAGCATCCAATACTTTTTCTGCTGCACTGACTGGCGAGACACCCAAATAAGCAGCACCTTTAAGTTGATCTGATATTTCATTAATCTCCAGGCATGGCTCTTTAGATGATTGCAAATCCAAATTCGAGGAGTTATGTTCATCACCCCTTCCATTTGATATCAGTTCAGGTGTTGAAGAAGTTGCTTTTCCATTTCCAGTTAAGTCGCCAGAGTCTTGTTTAGCTAGATGATTTAATCCATCCCTAGTCCATGGTGTAACTGCGGTACCACCCTGCTCAGTATTAGCTGCAGCAGTGTCAGTAGGCTCACTTTGATCTTGAGCAAGGTTATTCCCATGTGACGATTTTGATTTGGCATCATCAATAATACACATATCCTCAACGACAGGGGCTTTTCTCTTTGGAGAATCAGTTGGCAAGATCAAGTCGGACTTGGACATTTCTCCAGCTGCTACACTAGCAAGAAGATTCATTCCAACATCATCTCCAGCTGATAGAGATGGGCTGGCATCAGCATATTTCACGCAGCTTTCAATTAAGGCATTTATAGAGCTGAAAGAAGCCTTGTGCAGTTTTCCTGGTTTCAATTCATTCCCTGATGATGAGGAACCAGCTCTAGAGACTTCAGCTAACTTTCCAGCATCTTCGCCAGTCCTACATTGAGCTTCTTCACGAACAGCATCAGGTGACCCATCACCTTCATCAGACCCAGTCAAAACATCTTTGAAATCATTACTTTGCCATGACTCTGTATTCACATCAGAGGAGGTATTAACTCGATTAGCATAACTTTTTTCCTTGGGATTACGATCCAATTTATCAACCTTCTCTGAAAGCACAGGAGAAGAACCTCTGCTGTTCCTGATAGAATGGTCGTCAAAAGATCCTCCACTGGCACTTTGTGCAGGACTCCTGCCTCTGTTTGGTAACTTAACAATCAGTTTATGACTATTCCCCTCAACAAATGGTACATCCAAAGCCTTTTCAGAGGTTGGCCCAGACTGTGAAATTTTCTCTGAAGGTGTATTCCTGTGTAGTGGAGAGCTTCTGTTTGACCCAGTTTCCCTTTGACCACCAGATGCAGCAGGTCCAGGAAACCCATTGACTGACCTCCGATTGCGAGAAGAATTACCAGATGTCTTATTCACACTCATTGACCCTGCTGTAGAACTCCTTGCATCTTCTTTTCCTGAGAAAACAGTGGTCTTGGCATGATCACTTGAACAGGATTGACTGTTGTTGTGAGACTGACTGGAGCTGCTGCTCCTCTCCTCCCTTCCAGTAGATGAAGGAAGATCTGAGGTCCCACCAACTACCATTCTTGGTTGACCATCTTTGCCTGAAGTAGGTGAAAGCACTGATTTCACTGAACCTGGAGAAGAGGAAGTGCATTTGGAAGTTAACTCACCCTGAACAGGTTTAACTAAAGCAACTTTTGATGCAGAAAGCTGTGTAACTGAGCTCTTTATGGCAATATCAGAGGCTCCACCAGGATGTCTGCTCCCACCATGAGAAACTTCAGGAAGGCGTGGCCTGGATTGCCATGAAACAGCTTGGGTTGCACCAGACTTTGCGTCTATACCATCAATTTCAGCCTCAACACGTCTCTTCCATGTGTCAACTAAACTTCTTGCCCTCTtctgaatttcaaaatttttatgtgAACGTAAATGGTTCACTGATTTGCCAATGTTACACATCTGTAGGGCTTGAAGATTCACAGGAAGCTTATCAAGAGCACGAAGCAAAACGAAGAGAAAATCCTCTACAGATTTATCACCATCCTTGGGACTACTATCACCAATTTTCCCTTTATGGACATCTTGAAGCCATTCATCTAACACAAGTAAGCCCTTGAGATGGACAAACCGATTAAGGCATTCAAAATTTTCAGTAGTAGCTATTACTCCTGCAAGCATTGACCTGCTAACCACTTCCATCTTCCTCTCAGATCTATCTGGCTGCATAAGTTGAACCAATTTCTCAACTCCGGCTGAATCTACAAGACCACCCTTTTCTGTTATCTTAGAAATCTCAGCTTTCAGGCTTTCTGATTTTAACTGAATAGAATCACCATCATCCATTTTAGCAGAACGTTCTTTTTTGACAGGCTCAGAGCCATGATCAGCCCTCTCCCTTTTCTTCCCCTTAGCATGAGAAGGGAAAGTGGAACTCTGTACATTATCTGAACCAGGTTTCAACTGTGATGTTGGACCGTTAATTGGTTTCGGAGAACGGCCACCCGATTGCACTGTCGCATGCATCTGAATTCGAGTTTTATTTAACAGCTGGTCTACTTCTTCTTGTCGCTCctaaagaaaatggagaaaaatgagagagagagagagagagagagagagagagctatagTTTGAAAGCAATGAAAACTCACATCAATATAATCTTGATCCGTTAACCACCATAAACACTTATTTGCAATGTCATAAACTCGACGGCATATAAATGCTGATATCCCTGAAGGAAGTTCAACGCCTTTAGGAAGGAATGCAACTTTACACGGATGGAGTAATGAAGCAGCAGGAATTTCATCCTTATGAAAGGAATAGAAGACTTCGTTTGGCGCGGCATCCAACGGGATGCCCTTGCCAAGCTTCACTTCTGTAGGCCGGTATAGCCAATTCACACACAACTCTAGAGCGTTTTCTTTGTTCAATTTCAAGCTACGGATTATTCCAACAAAAGGTGGGGAATCCTGTGGTGGTTTGAAAAGAGCACAGTCACCAACACTGATATTTCGGCCGTCCTAGAAAACAAGGTTAAACATGGAATAAGTGAAATGGATACAGCACAAATAGAATTCAGTGACAAGTATATCGATACAACAGTCACCCTTGATACATAAGACAATACAAGTAACATTTCCTCTTCAAATTAACACCACTTCTTTTGAATCTTACATGTAATTCCTTAAAGTCTAAGTCACACAACAGTAAAGTTTGAAACTAACCCATGCTTTGACAAACCCACTGTGTTGACAAACTCACCATACGCTACTAACAGACAGGAAACATAAAGCAATGGAAGGTTGCAGTAATTAAACATTTACAAGCACTTTCATTACATCAGATAGCAACCTTTAGAATGGAGATCCACATTCTCTACACAAGGTTTTCACTTTCCAGAAATCCTTTCTGCAAGATATAGATGAGTTTCTATGAATCTATATATGCACAGATGGCCTTTTTTACTAAATGTTACAGACCCAGAAGGTTTTAGAATATGTTGCTCCatggaaaatatttcaaaatacagATAATCCTTCACATGACAACCAGAACACGTTAGAAACAATGATAGAGAACCATATTAACATCATTTTTCAACTCAGATGAAGAAAAGATCATTGTAGCAACTTAGCTAAAAAGAATCAtagcacaaagagagagagagagggaataa
This window harbors:
- the LOC127789915 gene encoding uncharacterized protein LOC127789915, whose translation is MHGREGENRKRSGHMWSVPTRGTTATRTVAADSALVSLSKDGRNISVGDCALFKPPQDSPPFVGIIRSLKLNKENALELCVNWLYRPTEVKLGKGIPLDAAPNEVFYSFHKDEIPAASLLHPCKVAFLPKGVELPSGISAFICRRVYDIANKCLWWLTDQDYIDERQEEVDQLLNKTRIQMHATVQSGGRSPKPINGPTSQLKPGSDNVQSSTFPSHAKGKKRERADHGSEPVKKERSAKMDDGDSIQLKSESLKAEISKITEKGGLVDSAGVEKLVQLMQPDRSERKMEVVSRSMLAGVIATTENFECLNRFVHLKGLLVLDEWLQDVHKGKIGDSSPKDGDKSVEDFLFVLLRALDKLPVNLQALQMCNIGKSVNHLRSHKNFEIQKRARSLVDTWKRRVEAEIDGIDAKSGATQAVSWQSRPRLPEVSHGGSRHPGGASDIAIKSSVTQLSASKVALVKPVQGELTSKCTSSSPGSVKSVLSPTSGKDGQPRMVVGGTSDLPSSTGREERSSSSSQSHNNSQSCSSDHAKTTVFSGKEDARSSTAGSMSVNKTSGNSSRNRRSVNGFPGPAASGGQRETGSNRSSPLHRNTPSEKISQSGPTSEKALDVPFVEGNSHKLIVKLPNRGRSPAQSASGGSFDDHSIRNSRGSSPVLSEKVDKLDRNPKEKSYANRVNTSSDVNTESWQSNDFKDVLTGSDEGDGSPDAVREEAQCRTGEDAGKLAEVSRAGSSSSGNELKPGKLHKASFSSINALIESCVKYADASPSLSAGDDVGMNLLASVAAGEMSKSDLILPTDSPKRKAPVVEDMCIIDDAKSKSSHGNNLAQDQSEPTDTAAANTEQGGTAVTPWTRDGLNHLAKQDSGDLTGNGKATSSTPELISNGRGDEHNSSNLDLQSSKEPCLEINEISDQLKGAAYLGVSPVSAAEKVLDAEESTQPDEKTAIATIASVDSIQDNKTKGSSSVLTGSKVNEELSSVQVEKAADEGSLYDKENKDNLNEGFSGGDHMEQKPPPLGKVESEHLERCNNEQLRHSSTKDLGNVDEHNGGKDDVTDVTNYGRQSGKQKVDQGNNVALANENQFLDNGDSTIGDQKREGLEVNVERKEVTECKSSSVGPQYNLPSSPGHEEEQQMRSRASKASALEADEAEESASITADDTSFPAAGVSNVDAKLKFDLNEGFVADDGKYGESINSGGPGCSASLRVVNPFPFPVSSLSSGLPASITVAAAAKGPFVPREDLLRSKGELGWKGSAATSAFRPAEPRKLLDIPPGTTNIPSADATAGKHGRPLLDFDLNVPDERIVEDMASQNSVQDIVSMSDRVTNLAQNKIGSTPIRSSGFLDLDLNRVDEASDTGPYLTSSSGRVEASLLPVKATPTSGFPDPEVRRDFDLNNGPVLDEVTAEPLLFGQHVPTIPTSMLFQPPAAGHRMNNAEMGTFSSWFTNPNAYPAVTIPSILSDRGEQPFAVATAGGPPRTLRPANGGPLFASDVYRGSVLSSSPAISFQSTPFQYPVFPYGATLPVPSAAFSGGSTTYMDPASGGRLCFPPANSQLIGPATIMSPTQYPRPSYVVSLPDGSSSISIDNNRKWGKKGGLDLNAGPGSLEIEGRDETSPLASRQLPVASSQALVEEQARMYQQVAGIVPKRKEPEGGWDTESFRYRQPSWQ